The proteins below come from a single Phalacrocorax aristotelis chromosome 24, bGulAri2.1, whole genome shotgun sequence genomic window:
- the LOC142068151 gene encoding ubiquitin carboxyl-terminal hydrolase 17-like protein 18 isoform X1 codes for MAATGNDSFLVEGMAPPQRVLFPPEKICMAWQRRQGAGAGLHNLGNTCFLNSILQCLTYTPPLANYLLSREHSQSCRQQGVCVMCRMEAHVNSVLRSSGSAIEPWGVVSVLTCIGEHFQLGTQEDAHEFLRLAVDATQSACLSGSSDLDISSQSTTIVHQIFGGSLRSRGTAHHPLFPLGLAVPFCLLPVINSFTCLSCKAVSSSYEAFLDVPLDVKAASSVTDALEGFVRPERLEGENCYRCSQCDKMVAASKRFTIHRAPMVLTVCLKRFDDFTGGKISKVVEYPEYLDLRPYMSHAAGEPLLYSLYAVLVHRGRSCYNGHYFCYTKASSGVWYKMDDESVDRCGIDTVLRQQAYLLFYIRCSDPKPGEMAASSPAPSHACSFLSLWGSSRKQVGSVGAEDEPRRTKAAGSALLSLWGASRHPLASGAFPSVPERSDGRNGERLLPCRGNGSSTKGPLSPGEDLHGLAAPTGSWSGTPQPGQHVLPQLHPAVPDLHAPSGQLPALSGAQPVVSSARRLRDVQDGSAREQRLAFLRQCHRALGCRQRSDMHRRTFPAGHAGRRPRVPTPCCRCHAERLPERKQRLGHLFSIDYHRPSNLWGLSEIQRYCSPPVVPLGIGCALLPAACDKQLHVLELQGSFQFLRGLPGRSFGCESSLFCHRCSGGLCPT; via the exons ATGGCTGCAACGGGGAACGACTCCT TCCTTGTCGAGGGAATGGCTCCTCCACAAAGGGTCCTCTTTCCCCCGGAGAAGATTTGCATGGCCTGGCAGCGCCGACAGGGAGCTGGAGCGGGACTCCACAACCTGGGCAATACGTGCTTCCTCAACTCCATCCTGCAGTGCCTGACCTACACGCCCCCTCTGGCCAACTACCTGCTCTCTCGGGAGCACAGCCAGTCGT GTCGTCAGCAAGGCGTCTGCGTGATGTGCAGGATGGAAGCGCACGTGAACAGCGTCTTGCGTTCCTCAGGCAGTGCCATCGAGCCCTGGGGTGTCGTCAGCGTTCTGACAT GCATAGGAGAACATTTCCAGCTGGGCACGCAGGAAGACGCCCACGAGTTCCTACGCCTTGCTGTCGATGCCACGCAGAGCGCTTGCCTGAGCGGAAGCAGCGA CTTGGACATCTCTTCTCAATCGACTACCATCGTCCATCAAATCTTTGGGGGCTCTCTGAGATCCAGAGGTACTGCTCACCACCCGTTGTTCCCCTTGGGATTGGCTGTGCccttctgcctgctgcctgtGATAAACAGCT TCACGTGCTTGAGCTGCAAGGCAGTTTCCAGTTCCTACGAGGCCTTCCTGGACGTTCCTTTGGATGTGAAA GCAGCCTCTTCTGTCACCGATGCTCTGGAGGGCTTTGTCCGACCTGAGCGGCTGGAGGGCGAAAACTGCTATCGGTGTAGCCA GTGTGACAAGATGGTCGCCGCCTCCAAGAGGTTTACAATCCATCGCGCGCCCATGGTTCTCACGGTGTGCCTGAAGAGGTTTGACGATTTCACCGGCGGGAAGATCAGCAAG GTTGTGGAGTACCCCGAGTACTTGGATCTTCGCCCGTACATGTCTCACGCAGCTGGGGAGCCACTCCTCTACTCCTTATACGCGGTCCTGGTGCACCGCGGTCGCAGCTGTTATAACGGACACTATTTCTGCTACACAAAG GCCAGCAGCGGAGTGTGGTATAAGATGGACGATGAGTCTGTGGATCGTTGTGGCATCGACACCGTGCTCAGGCAGCAAGCGTATCTGCTGTTTTACATCAG GTGCTCTGATCCGAAACCTGGCGAAATGGCTGCTTCCTCACCGGCACCATCGCATGCCTGTTCCTTCCTCAGCCTGTGGGGGTCCAGCAGGAAGCAAGTGGGTTCTGTGGGAGCAGAGGATGAGCCTCGTCGGACCAAG GCGGCAGGCTCGGCGCTGCTCTCTCTCTGGGGCGCCTCCCGACATCCTTTGGCATCCGGAGCCTTCCCCTCTGTTCCCGAGAGGAGCGATGGCCGCAACGGGGAACGACTCCT TCCTTGTCGAGGGAATGGCTCCTCCACAAAGGGTCCTCTTTCCCCCGGAGAAGATTTGCATGGCCTGGCAGCGCCGACAGGGAGCTGGAGCGGGACTCCACAACCTGGGCAACACGTGCTTCCTCAACTCCATCCTGCAGTGCCTGACCTACACGCCCCCTCTGGCCAACTACCTGCTCTCTCGGGAGCACAGCCAGTCGT GTCGTCAGCAAGGCGTCTGCGTGATGTGCAGGATGGAAGCGCACGTGAACAGCGTCTTGCGTTCCTCAGGCAGTGCCATCGAGCCCTGGGGTGTCGTCAGCGTTCTGACAT GCATAGGAGAACATTTCCAGCTGGGCACGCAGGAAGACGCCCACGAGTTCCTACGCCTTGCTGTCGATGCCATGCAGAGCGCTTGCCTGAGCGGAAGCAGCGA CTTGGACATCTCTTCTCAATCGACTACCATCGTCCATCAAATCTTTGGGGGCTCTCTGAGATCCAGAGGTACTGCTCACCACCCGTTGTTCCCCTTGGGATTGGCTGTGCccttctgcctgctgcctgtGATAAACAGCT
- the LOC142068151 gene encoding ubiquitin carboxyl-terminal hydrolase 17-like protein 6 isoform X3 produces the protein MAATGNDSFLVEGMAPPQRVLFPPEKICMAWQRRQGAGAGLHNLGNTCFLNSILQCLTYTPPLANYLLSREHSQSCRQQGVCVMCRMEAHVNSVLRSSGSAIEPWGVVSVLTCIGEHFQLGTQEDAHEFLRLAVDATQSACLSGSSDLDISSQSTTIVHQIFGGSLRSRGTAHHPLFPLGLAVPFCLLPVINSFTCLSCKAVSSSYEAFLDVPLDVKAASSVTDALEGFVRPERLEGENCYRCSQCDKMVAASKRFTIHRAPMVLTVCLKRFDDFTGGKISKVVEYPEYLDLRPYMSHAAGEPLLYSLYAVLVHRGRSCYNGHYFCYTKASSGVWYKMDDESVDRCGIDTVLRQQAYLLFYIRCSDPKPGEMAASSPAPSHACSFLSLWGSSRKQVGSVGAEDEPRRTKDVAAGMEESPGDSGSSARASTSQPTWAGAREASAGWLCPIWPGRLSITSCVGFCWHRFFCSFTRLVSRRKADCLVCSPPSGRLLHTMQEDSNKEERGPSPSSQRKGGRERPRSRSPQWGSDLRSWVVDPTDYDHSAGRRKRTSPASLDRAPRHGAAPGPSKSSCQSAPAASAAQEQSLPKQREQRRCCQRGYDIHSPPVEHRGCRRSARKRKR, from the exons ATGGCTGCAACGGGGAACGACTCCT TCCTTGTCGAGGGAATGGCTCCTCCACAAAGGGTCCTCTTTCCCCCGGAGAAGATTTGCATGGCCTGGCAGCGCCGACAGGGAGCTGGAGCGGGACTCCACAACCTGGGCAATACGTGCTTCCTCAACTCCATCCTGCAGTGCCTGACCTACACGCCCCCTCTGGCCAACTACCTGCTCTCTCGGGAGCACAGCCAGTCGT GTCGTCAGCAAGGCGTCTGCGTGATGTGCAGGATGGAAGCGCACGTGAACAGCGTCTTGCGTTCCTCAGGCAGTGCCATCGAGCCCTGGGGTGTCGTCAGCGTTCTGACAT GCATAGGAGAACATTTCCAGCTGGGCACGCAGGAAGACGCCCACGAGTTCCTACGCCTTGCTGTCGATGCCACGCAGAGCGCTTGCCTGAGCGGAAGCAGCGA CTTGGACATCTCTTCTCAATCGACTACCATCGTCCATCAAATCTTTGGGGGCTCTCTGAGATCCAGAGGTACTGCTCACCACCCGTTGTTCCCCTTGGGATTGGCTGTGCccttctgcctgctgcctgtGATAAACAGCT TCACGTGCTTGAGCTGCAAGGCAGTTTCCAGTTCCTACGAGGCCTTCCTGGACGTTCCTTTGGATGTGAAA GCAGCCTCTTCTGTCACCGATGCTCTGGAGGGCTTTGTCCGACCTGAGCGGCTGGAGGGCGAAAACTGCTATCGGTGTAGCCA GTGTGACAAGATGGTCGCCGCCTCCAAGAGGTTTACAATCCATCGCGCGCCCATGGTTCTCACGGTGTGCCTGAAGAGGTTTGACGATTTCACCGGCGGGAAGATCAGCAAG GTTGTGGAGTACCCCGAGTACTTGGATCTTCGCCCGTACATGTCTCACGCAGCTGGGGAGCCACTCCTCTACTCCTTATACGCGGTCCTGGTGCACCGCGGTCGCAGCTGTTATAACGGACACTATTTCTGCTACACAAAG GCCAGCAGCGGAGTGTGGTATAAGATGGACGATGAGTCTGTGGATCGTTGTGGCATCGACACCGTGCTCAGGCAGCAAGCGTATCTGCTGTTTTACATCAG GTGCTCTGATCCGAAACCTGGCGAAATGGCTGCTTCCTCACCGGCACCATCGCATGCCTGTTCCTTCCTCAGCCTGTGGGGGTCCAGCAGGAAGCAAGTGGGTTCTGTGGGAGCAGAGGATGAGCCTCGTCGGACCAAG GACGTGGCAGCGGGCATGGAGGAGTCTCCAGGGGACAGCGGCTCCTCCGCCAGAGCCAGCACCAGCCAGCCCACGTGGGCAGGTGCACGGGAGGCATCGGCAGGCTGGCTGTGCCCCATCTGGCCAGGCAGGCTCAGCATTACCTCCTGCGTGGGCTTCTGCTGGCATCGCTTCTTCTGCAGCTTTACAAGGCTGGTGTCCAGAAGGAAAGCTGACTGCCTGGTCTGCTCTCCGCCCTCGGGCCGTCTGCTGCACACCATGCAGGAGGACAGCAACAAGGAGGAGCGTGGACCGAGCCCTTCTTCCCAGAGGAAGGGTGGCAGGGAGAGGCCCCGGAGCAGATCGCCGCAGTGGGGCAGTGATCTCCGCAGCTGGGTCGTGGACCCCACGGACTACGACCActcagcagggaggaggaagagaactAGCCCTGCGAGTCTTGACCGCGCTCCCAGGCACGGCGCAGCTCCAGGGCCCTCCAAGAGCAGCTGCCAGTCAGCTCCCGCAGCCAGTGCTGCTCAGGAGCAAAGCCTGCCAAAGCAGAGAGAGCAGAGAAGATGCTGTCAGCGGGGCTATGATATCCACAGCCCCCCTGTGGAGCACAGGGGGTGCCGCCGCTCAGCACGCAAGAGGAAGAGGTAG
- the LOC142068151 gene encoding ubiquitin carboxyl-terminal hydrolase 17-like protein 6 isoform X2, which produces MAATGNDSFLVEGMAPPQRVLFPPEKICMAWQRRQGAGAGLHNLGNTCFLNSILQCLTYTPPLANYLLSREHSQSCRQQGVCVMCRMEAHVNSVLRSSGSAIEPWGVVSVLTCIGEHFQLGTQEDAHEFLRLAVDATQSACLSGSSDLDISSQSTTIVHQIFGGSLRSRGTAHHPLFPLGLAVPFCLLPVINSFTCLSCKAVSSSYEAFLDVPLDVKAASSVTDALEGFVRPERLEGENCYRCSQCDKMVAASKRFTIHRAPMVLTVCLKRFDDFTGGKISKVVEYPEYLDLRPYMSHAAGEPLLYSLYAVLVHRGRSCYNGHYFCYTKASSGVWYKMDDESVDRCGIDTVLRQQAYLLFYIRCSDPKPGEMAASSPAPSHACSFLSLWGSSRKQVGSVGAEDEPRRTKAAGSALLSLWGASRHPLASGAFPSVPERSDGRNGERLLPCRGNGSSTKGPLSPGEDLHGLAAPTGSWSGTPQPGQHVLPQLHPAVPDLHAPSGQLPALSGAQPVVSSARRLRDVQDGSAREQRLAFLRQCHRALGCRQRSDMHRRTFPAGHAGRRPRVPTPCCRCHAERLPERKQRLGHLFSIDYHRPSNLWGLSEIQSHVLELQGSFQFLRGLPGRSFGCESSLFCHRCSGGLCPT; this is translated from the exons ATGGCTGCAACGGGGAACGACTCCT TCCTTGTCGAGGGAATGGCTCCTCCACAAAGGGTCCTCTTTCCCCCGGAGAAGATTTGCATGGCCTGGCAGCGCCGACAGGGAGCTGGAGCGGGACTCCACAACCTGGGCAATACGTGCTTCCTCAACTCCATCCTGCAGTGCCTGACCTACACGCCCCCTCTGGCCAACTACCTGCTCTCTCGGGAGCACAGCCAGTCGT GTCGTCAGCAAGGCGTCTGCGTGATGTGCAGGATGGAAGCGCACGTGAACAGCGTCTTGCGTTCCTCAGGCAGTGCCATCGAGCCCTGGGGTGTCGTCAGCGTTCTGACAT GCATAGGAGAACATTTCCAGCTGGGCACGCAGGAAGACGCCCACGAGTTCCTACGCCTTGCTGTCGATGCCACGCAGAGCGCTTGCCTGAGCGGAAGCAGCGA CTTGGACATCTCTTCTCAATCGACTACCATCGTCCATCAAATCTTTGGGGGCTCTCTGAGATCCAGAGGTACTGCTCACCACCCGTTGTTCCCCTTGGGATTGGCTGTGCccttctgcctgctgcctgtGATAAACAGCT TCACGTGCTTGAGCTGCAAGGCAGTTTCCAGTTCCTACGAGGCCTTCCTGGACGTTCCTTTGGATGTGAAA GCAGCCTCTTCTGTCACCGATGCTCTGGAGGGCTTTGTCCGACCTGAGCGGCTGGAGGGCGAAAACTGCTATCGGTGTAGCCA GTGTGACAAGATGGTCGCCGCCTCCAAGAGGTTTACAATCCATCGCGCGCCCATGGTTCTCACGGTGTGCCTGAAGAGGTTTGACGATTTCACCGGCGGGAAGATCAGCAAG GTTGTGGAGTACCCCGAGTACTTGGATCTTCGCCCGTACATGTCTCACGCAGCTGGGGAGCCACTCCTCTACTCCTTATACGCGGTCCTGGTGCACCGCGGTCGCAGCTGTTATAACGGACACTATTTCTGCTACACAAAG GCCAGCAGCGGAGTGTGGTATAAGATGGACGATGAGTCTGTGGATCGTTGTGGCATCGACACCGTGCTCAGGCAGCAAGCGTATCTGCTGTTTTACATCAG GTGCTCTGATCCGAAACCTGGCGAAATGGCTGCTTCCTCACCGGCACCATCGCATGCCTGTTCCTTCCTCAGCCTGTGGGGGTCCAGCAGGAAGCAAGTGGGTTCTGTGGGAGCAGAGGATGAGCCTCGTCGGACCAAG GCGGCAGGCTCGGCGCTGCTCTCTCTCTGGGGCGCCTCCCGACATCCTTTGGCATCCGGAGCCTTCCCCTCTGTTCCCGAGAGGAGCGATGGCCGCAACGGGGAACGACTCCT TCCTTGTCGAGGGAATGGCTCCTCCACAAAGGGTCCTCTTTCCCCCGGAGAAGATTTGCATGGCCTGGCAGCGCCGACAGGGAGCTGGAGCGGGACTCCACAACCTGGGCAACACGTGCTTCCTCAACTCCATCCTGCAGTGCCTGACCTACACGCCCCCTCTGGCCAACTACCTGCTCTCTCGGGAGCACAGCCAGTCGT GTCGTCAGCAAGGCGTCTGCGTGATGTGCAGGATGGAAGCGCACGTGAACAGCGTCTTGCGTTCCTCAGGCAGTGCCATCGAGCCCTGGGGTGTCGTCAGCGTTCTGACAT GCATAGGAGAACATTTCCAGCTGGGCACGCAGGAAGACGCCCACGAGTTCCTACGCCTTGCTGTCGATGCCATGCAGAGCGCTTGCCTGAGCGGAAGCAGCGA CTTGGACATCTCTTCTCAATCGACTACCATCGTCCATCAAATCTTTGGGGGCTCTCTGAGATCCAGAG